One window of the Tubulanus polymorphus chromosome 11, tnTubPoly1.2, whole genome shotgun sequence genome contains the following:
- the LOC141912585 gene encoding uncharacterized protein LOC141912585: MDGLHVVVLLLSCICCLSKCGAFYIPDHERHYHHSSKQNTHESHPSTARRSGDTAFSIFSNMRGHGAEHSDSVFAERLFHLFDLNGDEIIDLSEFKTTLEFLGVIQPDFDYIS; the protein is encoded by the exons ATGGATGGTCTACACGTAGTCGTTCTTCTTCTGTCCTGTATTTGCTGCCTATCAAAGTGTGGAGCGTTTTATATACCCGACCACGAGCGCCATTATCACCACTCATCAAAGCAAAATACGCATG AATCTCACCCATCGACGGCTAGACGGAGCGGGGACACggcattttctatatttagcaATATGCGCGGCCACGGTGCTGAACACTCCGATTCAGTTTTCGCCGAGAGACTTTtccatttatttgatttgaacg gtgatgaaattattgatttgaGTGAATTTAAGACGACTTTAGAATTTCTGGGTGTGATTCAACCAGACTTCGACTACATATCATAG